In the Onychostoma macrolepis isolate SWU-2019 chromosome 09, ASM1243209v1, whole genome shotgun sequence genome, one interval contains:
- the scn1laa gene encoding sodium channel, voltage-gated, type I-like, alpha isoform X3 translates to MVMMDPFADLFITVCIVINTVFMAMEYHPMNDPYVKMLTTANVVFIAIFTAEMIFKIIALDPYMYFQEGWNIFDSIIVTLSLLELCLPGIGFLRPFRLLRVFKLAKSWPTLNMLIKIIGNSLGALSNLTLVLAIIVFIFAVVGMQLFGKNYRDCVCKISEDCVLPRWHMNDFFHSFLIVFRVLCGEWIETMWDCMQVAGQPLCLIVFMMVMVIGNLVVLNLFLALLLSSFSADNLAVPGEDVEKNNLQIAVGRIKKGFAVVKPCLQNFFRSSCIRKRKPKKKTVDGNMILRNCMGINDNSNHTTLELVKGTGSTGMDSDTEDFISNPSLTVSVPIAVEESDFEFLNTEDFSSLSSEKLSDVAPSSSEGSTVDLRHFGKDGEEALDSELEESTDPEACFTAGCVQKFPCCQVDAEKGLWKKWWLLRQTCYNIVEHGWFETFIVFMILLSSGALAFEDIYLDSRKTVKTILEFADKVFTYIFILEMLLKWVAYGFAKYFTNLWCWLDFIIVDVSLISLVANALNYSELGAIKSLRTLRAFRPLRALSRFEGMRVVVNALLGAIPSIMNVLLVCLIFWLIFSIVGVNYFAGKFYECVNKSTGKRMSSADISNETECKKSPNELNWRNSKINFDNVGNGYLSLLQVATFKGWMPIMYAAVDSRNLGEQPEYEVNLYMYLYFVIFIILGAFFTLNLFIGVIIDNFNQQKKKFGGQDIFMTEEQKKYYNAMKKLGSKKPQKPIPRPKNKIQGFLFDLVTRQPFDIFIMVLIWLNMVTMMVETEDQSKQMGTVLYWINVGFIVLFTSECVLKMAALRQYYFTAGWNVFDFVVVILSIVGMFLAEVIKQYFFSPTLFRVIRLARIGRVLRLIRGAKGIRTLLFALMMSLPALFNIGLLLFLVMFIYAIFGMSNFAYVKKSDGIDDMFNFETFGNSMLCLFQITTSAGWDGLLAPMLNTNGSESECDPNKTFPGSQVKGDCGNPSIGIFFFVSYIIICFLIVVNMYIAVILENFSVATEESAEPLSEDDFDRFYEVWEKFDPKATQFMDYDKLSDFANSLDPPLRIPKPNRLQLISMDLPMVSGERIHCLDILFAFTKRVLGEGGEMDILRGQMEDRFMVSNPSKSSYEPITTTLRRKHEDMSAAIIQRAYRNHMVRHSMKKVRNVYRETRHQNGKVPSKESVDNDKCDNNSASEDSDATPATSSPPSYDSLTQNATNKYKKDKHEKEVEDKGNSV, encoded by the exons ATGGTTATGATGGACCCCTTTGCAGATCTGTTTATCACCGTTTGCATCGTGATAAACACAGTATTCATGGCCATGGAGTATCACCCTATGAATGACCCCTATGTTAAAATGCTTACAACCGCCAATGTG GTTTTCATAGCCATCTTTACAGCAGAAATGATATTCAAGATCATTGCGTTGGACCCGTACATGTACTTTCAGGAAGGCTGGAATATCTTCGACAGCATCATCGTTACGCTGAGTCTTCTGGAACTTTGTTTGCCTGGAATCGGTTTTCTTAGGCCATTCAGACTG CTGAGAGTCTTCAAACTAGCTAAGTCCTGGCCGACTTTGAACATGCTGATCAAGATCATTGGAAACTCGCTAGGTGCCTTGAGCAACCTGACGCTTGTGCTGGCCATCATCGTCTTCATCTTCGCTGTGGTGGGCATGCAACTCTTCGGGAAGAACTACCGAGACTGTGTATGTAAGATTTCTGAGGATTGTGTGCTTCCTCGCTGGCACATGAACGATTTCTTCCACTCGTTCCTGATCGTCTTCAGGGtgttgtgcggagagtggatcGAGACCATGTGGGACTGCATGCAAGTGGCAGGACAGCCCTTGTGCTTGATTGTGTTCATGATGGTCATGGTGATTGGAAATCTTGTG GTTTTGAACCTGTTCCTCGCTCTGCTGCTCAGCTCATTCAGTGCTGACAACCTCGCGGTCCCCGGAGAAGATGTTGAAAAGAACAACCTGCAGATAGCGGTTGGTCGAATCAAGAAAGGTTTTGCTGTAGTCAAGCCCTGCCTTCAGAATTTCTTCCGGAGCAGCTGTATAAGAAAGAGGAAGCCAAAAAAGAAAACCGTAGATGGGAACATGATTTTGAGAAACTGCATGGGAATAAATGATAACTCCAACCACACCACACTAGAGCTGGTTAAAGGCACTGGAAGTACGGGCATGGATAGTGACACAGAGGATTTTATCAGCAACCCAAGCTTGACCGTCAGTGTCCCGATCGCTGTCGAGGAGTCTGACTTTGAGTTCCTCAACACTGAGGATTTCAGCAGCCTTTCTTCAGAG AAGCTGTCTGACGTGGCTCCCAGCTCTTCGGAGGGCAGCACGGTGGACCTCAGACACTTCGGTAAAGATGGAGAAGAGGCTTTAGACTCTGAACTTGAGGAATCTACGGATCCAGAAGCCTGTTTCACAGCAG gGTGTGTCCAAAAGTTCCCGTGCTGCCAGGTGGATGCTGAAAAGGGCTTGTGGAAGAAATGGTGGCTGCTGAGACAGACATGCTATAACATAGTGGAGCACGGCTGGTTTGAGACCTTCATCGTCTTCATGATTCTGCTTAGCAGTGGCGCTCTG GCATTTGAGGACATTTACCTTGACTCAAGGAAGACCGTAAAGACCATACTGGAATTTGCTGATAAAGTTTTCACATACATCTTCATTCTCGAGATGCTGCTGAAATGGGTCGCATATGGTTTTGCCAAATACTTCACCAATCTCTGGTGCTGGCTGGACTTTATTATTGTTGAT GTCTCTCTGATCAGCCTGGTGGCCAACGCCTTGAATTATTCAGAGCTGGGCGCCATCAAATCTCTCCGAACCCTGAGAGCCTTCCGACCGCTCCGAGCTCTCTCACGCTTTGAAGGAATGAGG GTTGTTGTGAATGCTCTTCTGGGCGCCATCCCCTCCATCATGAACGTCCTGCTGGTCTGCCTCATCTTCTGGCTCATTTTTAGCATTGTGGGCGTCAACTACTTCGCCGGAAAGTTTTACGAATGTGTAAACAAATCCACAGGAAAGCGCATGTCTTCCGCAGATATAAGTAATGAAACGGAGTGTAAGAAAAGCCCCAATGAACTCAACTGGAGAAATTCGAAGATTAACTTTGACAATGTAGGAAATGGATACCTGTCCCTGCTACAAGTG GCCACTTTTAAAGGGTGGATGCCCATCATGTATGCAGCGGTAGACTCTCGCAAT TTAGGTGAGCAGCCAGAGTATGAGGTGAATCTGTATATGTACCTCTATTTtgtcatcttcatcatccttgGAGCTTTTTTCACATTAAATCTCTTCATTGGCGTCATCATTGACAACTTCAATCAGCAGAAGAAAAAG TTTGGGGGTCAGGATATTTTCATGACAGAAGAGCAGAAGAAATACTACAACGCTATGAAGAAGCTCGGCTCAAAGAAACCTCAAAAACCCATTCCAAGGCCAAAA AACAAGATTCAAGGATTCCTCTTTGACCTCGTAACCAGACAGCCCTTTGACATTTTCATTATGGTCCTTATCTGGCTCAATATGGTCACTATGATGGTGGAGACGGAAGATCAATCCAAGCAAATGGGCACAGTGCTGTACTGGATCAATGTTGGTTTCATTGTGCTCTTCACCAGTGAATGTGTGCTAAAGATGGCCGCGCTACGGCAGTACTACTTCACTGCCGGCTGGAATGTATTCGACTTTGTCGTGGTCATCCTGTCTATAGTTG GCATGTTCCTGGCAGAAGTCATTAAGCAGTACTTTTTCTCGCCCACCTTGTTTCGTGTCATTCGCCTCGCCCGAATCGGCCGCGTGCTACGTCTTATCCGAGGCGCCAAGGGAATACGGACCCTTCTGTTTGCGTtgatgatgtcacttcctgcgCTTTTCAACATCGGACTACTTCTCTTCCTCGTCATGTTCATCTACGCCATCTTCGGCATGTCCAACTTCGCCTACGTCAAAAAATCGGACGGCATTGACGACATGTTCAACTTCGAGACATTTGGCAACAGCATGTTGTGTTTGTTTCAGATCACCACCTCGGCAGGCTGGGACGGCCTTCTGGCACCCATGTTAAATACCAATGGATCCGAATCCGAATGCGACCCGAATAAGACCTTCCCCGGCAGCCAGGTTAAAGGCGACTGCGGGAACCCGTCCATCGGGATTTTCTTCTTCGTCAGCTACATCATCATATGCTTCCTGATCGTGGTGAACATGTACATCGCCGTCATCCTGGAGAACTTCAGCGTGGCCACCGAGGAGAGCGCCGAGCCTTTGAGCGAAGATGACTTCGATAGGTTTTACGAGGTTTGGGAGAAGTTTGACCCGAAAGCCACGCAGTTCATGGATTACGACAAGTTGTCGGACTTCGCCAATTCTCTGGATCCGCCTCTGCGAATACCCAAGCCCAACCGACTGCAGCTGATCTCCATGGATCTGCCGATGGTGAGTGGCGAACGCATCCACTGTCTGGATATCTTGTTCGCTTTCACCAAACGGGTTCTCGGGGAAGGCGGCGAGATGGACATCCTTCGCGGACAAATGGAAGACCGATTCATGGTCTCCAACCCCTCAAAGTCCTCTTACGAGCCCATCACCACAACCCTGCGCAGGAAGCATGAAGATATGTCTGCTGCAATCATCCAGAGAGCCTATAGGAACCACATGGTCCGGCATAGTATGAAGAAGGTCCGTAATGTCTACAGAGAGACCAGGCATCAAAACGGGAAGGTCCCGAGTAAAGAGTCTGTTGACAATGACAAGTGCGATAATAACAGTGCTTCGGAAGACTCTGACGCAACGCCCGCCACATCCTCTCCGCCGTCATATGATAGCCTGACGCAGAACGCCACAAACAAATACAAGAAGGACAAACATGAGAAGGAAGTGGAAGACAAGGGTAACAGCGTTTAG